The following proteins are co-located in the Trichormus variabilis 0441 genome:
- a CDS encoding trehalase family glycosidase: MTKNTVRTYIKQTWKTLTRSHQHLLESAQDTKLEHQPNTPWIIYISPQEDCNTVKSVLERSLSTKEMQQIEIRTLPSEVEAIQEHGLLYLPGPYVVPGGRFNEMYGWDSYFILLGLLQDEEWELAQSQVDQLLYQVQHYGTILNANRTYMLTRSQPPVLSMMVLALFQHTQDQAWLKSTLPLLEQFYYYWVVPPHLNSATGLSRYYALGEGAAPEVLFSELDEAGRSHYERVKEYYKTFEIDDYDVSLFYDSEKDELTDLFYKGDRSMRESGFDITNRFGPFSVDIVHYAPVCLNSLLYQMEQDLTQIHKILDNPELAEQWSDRANIRRERINQYLWDEEKGIYLDYHFYSGKRRHYEFATTFYPLWTGLSSPEQAQRIVENLSLFTAPGGIFTSTRVTGNQWDAPFGWAPLTLIAVQGLYRYGYRKEGDDIAHKFLTMAIQEFTKYGFFVEKYDVERCSAQVSDEICFGYSSNEIGFGWTNGVILELLANLDDS, translated from the coding sequence ATGACCAAAAACACCGTCAGAACCTACATCAAACAAACCTGGAAAACCCTCACCCGCTCCCACCAACATTTACTAGAATCCGCCCAAGACACCAAACTAGAACACCAACCCAACACCCCTTGGATTATCTACATCTCCCCCCAAGAAGACTGTAATACAGTCAAGTCCGTATTAGAGCGATCGCTCTCGACAAAAGAGATGCAGCAAATAGAAATTCGCACCTTACCCAGCGAAGTTGAAGCCATCCAAGAACACGGATTGTTATATCTCCCAGGGCCTTACGTCGTCCCTGGTGGTCGTTTTAATGAAATGTATGGTTGGGATAGCTATTTTATTTTGCTTGGACTGTTGCAAGATGAAGAATGGGAACTAGCCCAAAGTCAAGTTGATCAGCTACTTTACCAAGTCCAGCATTACGGTACGATCCTCAACGCCAACCGTACCTATATGCTGACGCGATCGCAACCCCCCGTCCTGAGTATGATGGTATTGGCGTTATTCCAGCACACCCAAGACCAAGCATGGCTCAAATCAACCCTGCCATTGCTAGAACAGTTTTACTATTATTGGGTAGTTCCACCTCACCTAAATTCAGCCACGGGCTTATCTAGATACTACGCCTTAGGCGAAGGGGCTGCACCAGAAGTATTATTTTCCGAACTGGATGAAGCCGGACGCAGCCACTACGAACGCGTCAAGGAGTATTACAAAACATTTGAGATTGATGACTATGATGTGAGTTTGTTTTATGACTCAGAAAAAGACGAACTCACAGACTTATTTTACAAAGGCGATCGCTCCATGCGTGAGTCTGGTTTTGATATCACCAACCGTTTCGGCCCCTTTAGCGTTGATATCGTCCATTATGCGCCCGTCTGTTTGAACAGCCTGCTTTATCAAATGGAGCAAGACTTAACGCAAATTCACAAGATTTTAGATAATCCAGAACTTGCAGAACAATGGAGCGATCGCGCTAATATTCGCCGTGAGCGTATCAATCAATACCTGTGGGATGAAGAAAAAGGAATTTATTTAGACTATCACTTCTACAGTGGCAAACGCCGTCATTATGAATTTGCCACTACCTTCTATCCCCTGTGGACAGGTCTTTCCTCCCCAGAACAAGCCCAACGCATTGTAGAAAATCTTTCCTTATTTACAGCCCCAGGAGGAATATTCACCAGCACCCGTGTAACGGGGAACCAATGGGACGCACCTTTTGGCTGGGCCCCACTCACCTTAATTGCAGTCCAAGGACTTTATCGTTACGGATATCGCAAGGAGGGGGATGATATTGCTCATAAATTCCTAACTATGGCGATTCAAGAATTTACGAAATACGGTTTTTTTGTAGAAAAATACGATGTAGAACGTTGTTCGGCTCAAGTTTCCGATGAAATCTGCTTTGGCTATAGTTCTAATGAGATAGGTTTTGGTTGGACGAATGGAGTCATTTTAGAACTATTAGCTAACCTTGACGATTCATGA
- the treY gene encoding malto-oligosyltrehalose synthase: protein MRIPKATYRVQFTPEFGFDDARAIASYLADLGISDLYASPIFKARTGSTHGYDVVDGSQLNPQLGTTQAFEALVAELQSLGLGWLQDIVPNHMAYSSENPYLMDVLEHGPDSSYTDYFDVCWNSPFANSQERILAPLLGDFYGESLEKGNIQLQYEQNGLTVNYYSLKLPLRLESYTKFITHNLGKLTRMLGRNHPDFIKLLGILYILKSVPSEVAGKQRQDQIAFIKGLIWELYTSNDDIHAFIEENIQIFNGEPGNSESFNLLDDLLNDQFYRLAFWKVGAEEMNYRRFFTVNELISVKVEELRVFNNTHSLIHQLVEQGIFTGLRIDHIDGLYQPTQYLERLREKMGDVYVTVEKILELTEDLPENWDIQGTSGYDFLNYVNGVFCQSTNESFFDHIYHKFIGKPVDYPSLVNEKKHLILDKNLAGDIDNLANLLKNIASKYRYGNDFTLNGLKRAIAEVLTLFPIYRTYITPDGIGDSDKACILEVMKTAKKQVPLLHHEMNFIEKVMLLEFDASLTQTEREQWIYFVLRMQQYSGPLMAKGVEDTTLYVYNRLLSLNEVGGNPSHFGINVDKFHHFNQQHQANWPHTMNATATHDTKRGEDMRARLNVLSEIPQEWEEQVNQWSQLNQVHRSNNQPDRNDEYFLYQTLVGAFPFAEHEQASFVQRVQDYMIKAIREAKVHTAWLRPDNEYEEACTSFIQKILDPNLSRQFLETFQPFQEKIAEYGIFNSLSQTLLKIAAPGVPDFYQGTELWDLSLVDPDNRRPVDFEQRRDYLTTIQEQSKTDILGLISELLHQKTDGRIKLFLTLQALKTRTQYLELFQDGEYLPLEVHGTHANHIIAFARQKGEQTLIAITPRFLTTLTPPGKPPLGEIWQDTHLKLPPQIWYNPLTHQTLQTEDTLPIAQALTHFPVALLIAQ from the coding sequence ATGAGAATACCAAAGGCAACTTATAGAGTTCAGTTTACACCGGAGTTTGGGTTTGATGATGCTAGAGCGATCGCATCTTACCTAGCAGATTTAGGTATTTCTGATTTGTACGCTTCTCCGATTTTTAAGGCTAGAACTGGTAGTACACATGGTTATGATGTGGTGGATGGGTCACAACTCAATCCCCAACTAGGAACTACTCAGGCTTTTGAGGCTTTGGTAGCTGAATTACAGTCTCTAGGTCTGGGTTGGTTGCAAGATATTGTCCCAAACCACATGGCTTATAGTAGCGAAAATCCATATTTAATGGATGTGCTGGAACATGGCCCGGATTCTAGCTATACAGACTACTTTGATGTGTGTTGGAACTCTCCATTTGCTAATAGTCAAGAGCGTATCCTTGCTCCTTTGCTAGGGGATTTTTATGGTGAATCTCTAGAAAAGGGAAATATTCAACTACAATATGAGCAAAATGGTTTAACCGTTAACTATTACAGTTTAAAATTGCCATTGCGGTTAGAGTCTTACACAAAATTTATTACTCATAATTTGGGTAAACTCACGCGTATGCTGGGACGTAATCACCCTGATTTTATTAAACTTTTAGGCATTCTCTACATTCTGAAAAGTGTTCCCTCGGAAGTTGCAGGAAAACAGCGACAAGACCAAATTGCTTTTATCAAGGGTTTGATTTGGGAACTCTACACCAGTAATGATGATATTCACGCATTCATTGAGGAAAATATTCAAATATTTAACGGTGAACCAGGGAATTCTGAAAGTTTTAATTTGTTAGATGACTTACTCAATGACCAATTCTATCGCCTCGCTTTCTGGAAGGTTGGGGCGGAAGAAATGAACTATAGGCGGTTCTTTACTGTTAACGAATTGATTTCCGTGAAAGTAGAAGAATTGCGCGTGTTTAACAATACACATAGTTTAATTCACCAATTAGTAGAACAGGGCATATTCACTGGATTAAGAATTGACCATATTGACGGACTTTATCAACCGACGCAGTATTTAGAACGTCTACGGGAAAAAATGGGGGATGTTTATGTCACGGTTGAGAAGATTTTAGAATTAACTGAAGATTTACCAGAAAATTGGGATATTCAAGGTACGTCTGGATATGATTTTTTGAATTATGTAAATGGGGTATTTTGTCAATCTACAAATGAATCATTTTTTGATCATATCTACCATAAATTTATTGGTAAGCCTGTAGATTATCCATCCCTTGTGAATGAGAAAAAACACCTGATTTTAGACAAGAACTTAGCAGGTGACATAGATAATTTGGCGAATTTGTTAAAGAATATTGCCAGTAAATACCGCTATGGGAATGATTTTACATTGAATGGGTTGAAGCGAGCGATCGCCGAAGTTCTGACCCTCTTTCCCATTTACCGCACTTATATCACTCCCGATGGGATTGGAGATAGCGATAAAGCCTGCATCCTAGAAGTAATGAAGACAGCTAAAAAACAAGTTCCTCTCCTACATCACGAGATGAACTTTATAGAAAAAGTCATGCTGCTGGAATTCGATGCTTCCCTTACCCAAACAGAACGGGAACAGTGGATATATTTTGTCTTGCGGATGCAGCAATACAGTGGGCCTCTCATGGCTAAAGGTGTAGAAGATACTACCTTATATGTCTACAACCGTCTGCTTTCCTTGAATGAAGTAGGCGGAAATCCCAGCCATTTTGGTATTAATGTCGATAAATTCCATCACTTTAACCAACAACACCAAGCTAACTGGCCTCACACCATGAACGCCACAGCTACCCATGACACAAAGCGCGGCGAAGACATGAGAGCAAGGTTAAATGTGTTATCTGAAATTCCCCAGGAGTGGGAAGAACAGGTAAATCAATGGAGCCAACTTAATCAGGTACATCGTAGCAATAACCAACCTGATCGCAACGACGAATATTTTCTCTATCAAACTCTGGTAGGCGCGTTTCCTTTTGCAGAACATGAACAAGCGTCCTTTGTCCAGAGAGTGCAAGACTACATGATTAAAGCCATTCGGGAAGCGAAAGTACATACCGCATGGTTACGCCCCGATAATGAGTATGAAGAAGCTTGTACCTCCTTCATTCAGAAAATACTTGACCCAAACTTATCACGGCAATTTTTAGAGACATTCCAACCCTTTCAAGAGAAAATCGCCGAATATGGGATATTTAACTCCCTTTCCCAAACTCTCCTGAAAATTGCTGCTCCTGGTGTACCCGATTTTTACCAAGGAACAGAACTTTGGGACTTAAGCTTAGTTGACCCCGACAACCGTCGTCCTGTTGATTTTGAACAACGGCGGGATTATTTAACTACCATCCAAGAGCAAAGCAAAACCGATATTCTCGGCTTAATTTCCGAACTACTCCATCAAAAAACCGACGGTAGAATCAAACTATTTTTAACACTCCAAGCCCTCAAAACCAGAACACAATACCTAGAATTATTCCAAGACGGCGAATATCTCCCGCTAGAAGTTCACGGAACCCACGCCAACCATATCATCGCATTTGCCAGACAAAAAGGTGAGCAAACATTGATCGCCATCACCCCCCGCTTCCTCACCACCCTCACCCCCCCAGGAAAACCCCCACTAGGCGAAATCTGGCAAGATACTCACCTAAAACTCCCCCCCCAAATCTGGTACAACCCCCTCACCCACCAAACCCTACAAACCGAAGACACCCTACCCATCGCCCAAGCCCTCACCCACTTCCCCGTAGCCTTATTAATCGCCCAATAA
- a CDS encoding RuBisCO accumulation factor 1: protein MTELPPNAPNPENTSNELAQELLRKLRQKQGNWVEWGQAIASLQKSGYNPQDIFEATGFEPVQQNQVIVGSQVYNSLEKAGASAATLAHYATRGSDVLYELRLLTHEERAAAGELTFTHKVDADEAREVAKAIKDFSRFRILPEGFSSHPGDAVAYQAWKLARQYSDLQERSRLIAKGLRFAHSETARKQIEQLLVDFTVVSKRPAPIPPFFRFDTEDELPRIVPVVGELPLKAQELKAVPLVEEVEPFRLVKFVGEQAWVALPGWQVLLAAEDPVTILATSDRFPKQNQTESGPVLVVVDRSQREWNDFSYFAVDHDGELDFQWFETEPEFPILGKVIILVRPRKILDENVTKDSWQIDE from the coding sequence ATGACTGAATTACCACCCAACGCTCCTAATCCAGAGAACACTAGCAATGAATTGGCACAAGAATTGTTACGAAAATTAAGACAAAAACAAGGTAATTGGGTGGAATGGGGTCAGGCGATCGCCTCTCTACAAAAATCTGGTTACAATCCTCAAGATATTTTTGAAGCAACTGGATTTGAACCAGTACAACAAAATCAGGTAATTGTTGGCTCTCAAGTTTATAATTCTTTAGAAAAAGCAGGAGCATCAGCAGCCACATTAGCCCATTATGCTACACGGGGAAGTGATGTTTTATATGAATTACGTTTGCTCACCCATGAAGAACGAGCGGCGGCGGGTGAATTGACCTTTACTCATAAAGTCGATGCAGATGAGGCGCGGGAAGTAGCCAAAGCGATTAAAGATTTCTCTCGCTTCCGCATCTTACCAGAAGGATTCTCTAGCCATCCTGGGGATGCAGTCGCCTATCAAGCTTGGAAATTAGCACGGCAATACTCAGATTTGCAAGAGCGATCGCGTCTCATTGCCAAAGGGTTACGTTTTGCTCACAGTGAAACAGCTAGGAAACAAATCGAACAATTACTAGTAGATTTTACCGTTGTTTCTAAGCGTCCGGCTCCCATTCCGCCCTTTTTCCGCTTCGATACAGAAGATGAGTTACCCCGGATTGTTCCTGTTGTAGGTGAGTTACCTTTAAAAGCCCAAGAATTAAAAGCTGTTCCCTTAGTTGAAGAAGTTGAGCCATTTCGCCTAGTAAAATTTGTTGGTGAACAGGCTTGGGTAGCTTTGCCTGGTTGGCAAGTTTTATTAGCAGCAGAAGACCCAGTAACAATTTTAGCCACAAGCGATCGCTTTCCTAAGCAGAATCAAACTGAGTCTGGGCCTGTGTTAGTAGTGGTAGATCGTTCTCAACGGGAATGGAATGATTTTAGTTATTTTGCCGTAGATCACGACGGCGAATTAGATTTTCAGTGGTTTGAAACGGAACCAGAGTTTCCCATATTAGGAAAGGTGATTATTCTGGTTCGTCCGCGAAAAATTTTGGATGAAAACGTAACTAAGGACTCGTGGCAAATTGACGAGTAA
- a CDS encoding ATP-dependent helicase, which produces MSETNVTATVSVSQPSFVALLQERIALIRSTLRPGQQQMADWQSGPLAVSAVPGAGKSTGMAAAAAIAIARQYQQAAESRTSSRRQLVVVTFTRSAAANIKAKIRNYLKQLSLPQTGFAVYTLHGLALNIASRHPDLSGLELENVTLITPNQSHRFIRTAVEQWINNHPRLYLRLLEGQQFDGEETERLRRQSVLRTEILPDLATTVIHEAKSSGISPEQLRQWSQETTDAYEILTIAAGLYEQYQNLMRSRDFIDYDDMILAALRVLENDSARRIEQNQVFAVFEDEAQDSSPLQTQLLEILASGGEAGGRGQGAGGELTARFSPNPQSPIPNPQSPIPNPQSPIPNPQSPIPNPQSPIPSPQSPINLIRVGDPNQAINSTFTPADPIYFREFCQECDRSRRLATMDQAGRSTAMIIAAANFALEWVNSTYIAKNQKSPHLPLSTPFSLQTIRPVHQTDVNPAPVGRGLELHTPRDIYHTVELLSQRVIELLTEDMGKSAAVLVRENRQGRWLAEALAPKCKEHNITLFDVGEGDRRSHVPQEILALLQFCDRPHSPDYLKAALEALVKRQLIPTQDLNALASLPEEFLYPGPLAAPQSEVVQKASHLCRSLLRARLELPLYQIISFLALTLNYDQAELATADKLSERVNKQIAGNNSMGAMLSALSEIVNSERFEPVETDDSEARYTRNGQLTVITMHKAKGLDWNYVFIPFLHENLIPGRFWVPPQSQFLGDFTLSEVARAQIRAALHGETGIPEVTSAWEQAKHLKTAEEYRLLYVAMTRAKQLLWMSAAQKAPFTWSKPENLQEQAPCPVFSALKRQFPEFVIHTQPS; this is translated from the coding sequence ATGTCAGAGACTAATGTTACTGCCACAGTATCAGTATCCCAACCGTCATTTGTTGCGCTTTTGCAGGAGAGAATTGCTCTAATTCGCAGTACTCTGCGCCCAGGACAACAACAAATGGCTGACTGGCAGTCGGGGCCTTTGGCGGTATCGGCTGTACCTGGTGCTGGTAAATCTACGGGGATGGCGGCGGCGGCGGCGATCGCTATTGCTCGTCAGTATCAGCAGGCGGCGGAGTCGCGCACATCTTCCCGTCGTCAGTTGGTGGTAGTTACTTTTACTCGTTCTGCGGCTGCCAATATTAAAGCAAAAATCCGCAACTACCTCAAGCAATTATCCTTACCGCAAACTGGTTTTGCTGTTTATACTCTGCATGGTTTGGCGTTGAACATTGCCAGTCGCCATCCTGATTTGTCGGGGTTAGAGTTAGAAAATGTCACCCTCATCACCCCTAACCAAAGCCATCGCTTTATTCGTACCGCAGTCGAACAATGGATTAATAATCATCCCCGGCTTTATTTGCGGTTATTGGAAGGACAGCAATTTGATGGTGAAGAGACAGAAAGGTTACGTCGCCAGTCAGTATTGCGGACGGAAATTTTACCTGATTTGGCAACTACCGTGATTCATGAAGCCAAAAGTTCTGGTATATCACCAGAGCAACTACGGCAATGGAGTCAGGAAACTACAGACGCTTACGAGATTTTAACAATTGCGGCGGGTTTATACGAACAGTATCAAAATCTGATGCGATCGCGCGATTTCATCGACTACGACGACATGATTTTAGCAGCCCTACGCGTCTTGGAAAACGACAGCGCCCGACGCATTGAGCAAAACCAAGTTTTCGCCGTCTTTGAAGACGAAGCCCAAGATTCTAGCCCCTTGCAAACGCAGTTATTAGAGATTTTGGCGAGTGGTGGAGAGGCAGGGGGCAGGGGGCAGGGGGCAGGGGGAGAACTGACTGCAAGATTTTCGCCCAATCCTCAATCCCCAATCCCCAATCCCCAGTCCCCAATCCCCAATCCCCAGTCCCCAATCCCCAATCCCCAGTCCCCAATCCCCAATCCCCAGTCCCCAATCCCCAGTCCCCAATCCCCAATCAACTTAATTCGTGTCGGCGACCCCAACCAAGCGATTAACTCTACTTTTACCCCGGCTGACCCGATTTACTTTCGGGAATTTTGTCAAGAATGCGATCGCTCTCGTAGACTAGCAACAATGGATCAAGCTGGTCGTAGTACTGCCATGATTATTGCAGCCGCTAATTTTGCGCTGGAATGGGTAAATAGTACTTACATCGCCAAAAATCAAAAGTCTCCCCATCTTCCTTTGTCCACCCCCTTTAGTCTGCAAACAATACGTCCTGTCCACCAAACTGATGTCAACCCAGCACCAGTAGGTAGGGGATTAGAATTACATACACCCCGTGATATTTATCACACTGTAGAATTGCTATCTCAAAGGGTGATTGAGTTATTAACTGAAGACATGGGCAAGAGTGCGGCGGTGTTAGTGCGGGAGAATCGCCAAGGACGTTGGTTGGCGGAGGCGCTGGCACCTAAGTGTAAAGAGCATAATATTACACTATTTGATGTGGGAGAAGGCGATCGCCGTTCTCATGTTCCTCAAGAGATTTTAGCGTTATTGCAATTTTGCGATCGCCCCCATTCTCCCGATTACCTCAAAGCAGCTTTGGAAGCATTGGTAAAGCGCCAATTAATTCCGACTCAAGACCTCAACGCCTTGGCTAGTCTACCAGAGGAATTTTTGTATCCTGGCCCCTTAGCTGCACCCCAATCAGAAGTAGTCCAAAAAGCCTCTCATCTTTGTCGTAGTTTACTGCGCGCTCGTTTGGAATTGCCTCTATATCAGATTATTTCCTTCCTCGCCTTGACCTTAAATTATGACCAAGCGGAACTAGCAACTGCTGATAAACTTTCGGAACGGGTAAACAAGCAAATAGCTGGTAACAACTCAATGGGGGCTATGCTTTCAGCCTTAAGTGAAATCGTCAATTCCGAACGTTTTGAACCTGTGGAAACCGATGATTCGGAAGCCCGTTACACCCGCAATGGTCAATTAACGGTTATCACCATGCACAAAGCCAAAGGGCTGGACTGGAATTATGTTTTTATCCCCTTCCTCCATGAAAACTTAATCCCTGGTCGATTTTGGGTTCCGCCCCAAAGCCAGTTTTTGGGTGACTTTACTTTATCAGAAGTTGCCCGCGCCCAGATTCGGGCTGCGCTTCATGGTGAAACTGGAATACCGGAAGTAACTTCAGCTTGGGAGCAAGCAAAACACTTGAAAACGGCGGAAGAATATCGTTTACTATATGTGGCGATGACCAGGGCAAAGCAACTACTGTGGATGTCTGCGGCGCAAAAAGCCCCCTTTACTTGGAGTAAACCAGAGAATTTACAAGAACAAGCCCCTTGTCCAGTTTTTTCAGCTTTAAAGCGCCAGTTTCCTGAATTTGTAATTCACACTCAGCCTTCATGA